The DNA window CACGCCCAACGAGGGCCTGAACTGCCTGCGAACCAacggcgcctgcctcttgCTGAGGCGCATTGGTGGACTCAGCGAATGTCTGATTTCTTGCGCGGAGAAGCGCCTCACTTCAGCTCAACGAAGGCAACAAGTTCCACCAGACACGTTAATGCAAGgtcgcctcgtctttccGCAGCCGAAGGGGCATGCAAACAATCCCCCGCAGCTGTCCTCGTGTCCAGACACGTATCCACTCCGATCGAGCTACCCTTCGTGCACTCAAACAGgcggtttctctcgccttctccctccgcctcgtcctcgtttcCGTACTCATCTTCGAGTCCAGGTTCTGCCGCTGCCTCTACCTCTGTCTCACGCTCTGCTTCCCTTGTCACCGCCTCTTTACGGCCCTCTGTGttctcgtctgcgtcgctctctttcttgcaTCCTTCGATATCGCCTTTCGCCAAATCTCGCGCTTGTCTGCCCCTCTCGGCTCGTCACACTTCGCTGGGCGCGAACCTCGCTCACAAAGCCGCCCTCGTGCCGCAAGGGgggtgtctagacagccAAAGTGTGGGAAGGCGGTCGTATTCGGGAGAACCCCGCATCCGAAACAAAAACAGCCGCCATACGTCAGAGTGGATTAAAAGGCAAATCACCGACAGATATGTCCTTCGGGCGCAAGAGGTAGGCAAAAACCTCTTTTCTTTTGACGGTTTATCGGCCCTCCATTCGGGATGCAGGATGTGTCACAGTGGTTCCCCTGTCCCTCTGGAGCCACCAGTATCTTCATCTCGCCAGTAGGACCGTTGCGGGATCGAATCGCAAAAACTGGTGAATTGCCGtgttgcctctttctttcccttcctcacTTAAACGGCATCGGGACtgcctccgtgtctccgctttcgtgCGCACAGttttcactttttttcttcctcatgACATCCTCGAGGCGTCACCGACGCCTCAAGTTGAATTGCGGCATGCTGCATGCGAGCCATGTTCCattacatatacatatatacaaatatatatatatatatatacatatatatatgttctTGACCCGGTTCTTGTGGGTCTGCCGTGTCTTTTTATCTCTGTACATTTTTGCTCCTACGTACTCACATCTGAAGAGTAGTTATTTGCGTGGAATAAAATGCGGTGCGGTGCCTATCCGATAAGACTGTCAGTGGAGCTTCTGATTGGAAAGCGTCCTGCAACCATGCACGCGTTTGTTTGCCACCTTTACGCTCTCAAGAGAACGACTTCAGACTGCAGTATCTGCTCATCTGATCTATCACTCCTCTCAATCAACAAGCATATACgtacgcatgcacatatatatatatacatgtagatatgtgtgtatacgtgtgtatgcatgtgttcATGTTTGtgcgtgtatgcatgtgtgcatgtcgGTAGGTGTCTGTGTGCAGTTGGAAGTTTATTTGTGTGAGTTCGGATGGCGGGTTTTTTGTAGCGGAACCTTCGCAGTCGCGCGGCGTTCAAACTGGAGCAGCTGGATGATGagtttttgttttttcggaAGAACCAAGTCGTCGTCGATCTCGGAGCGTACCCTGGAGGCTGGAGTCAGGTTGCTCTGGACCGCATTCGCGCTggcgggggagaaggaagagtcGTTGCGGTTGACCCTGTCGCCATGGATCCCGTAAGAGGTTCACCACAAAGATCGCCTCCTCAGCAGGAGCTCGTGGGTTTCCTGTCCCTCACTTTCTCATTTCGTCTTTCTGTGCCTCGTTCGCCTTTTCtacctttctcttccctcccctgCCCTcacgtctctgtctccttctcttgcgATGCGTTCGTGGTGCTCCTCCGctctgtcgcgttctctcctgtgtcctcgcgctctctcctgtgtcctcgcgccctcgctctcttctttccgggTTGTCGTGGCTCGTCCCTTTGTGTTGTTTCTCATCTGTTCCTTGTTCTGAAATGATTTTCCTGGAACGCGTCCACGGCCCATGAAGGGGGACGAACACCCGGAGAGAACTGCCAGGTGGATCACCTTGATTCTTCCGGAAATGCATCTCTTGCTCCCCGCCCCCCTGCgtgcctcgtttcctttccatttcctttctttcctttcacttcctttctttcctttcatttcctttctttcttttcttccctttcttttctttctttttgttCCTCCCGTAGCTCCCGCACCACACGTTCATCCAGGGCAGCGTCGGCCAAGCAGGAACGCTGCAGGCGCTCCTCGAGGGGTTGGGCGAGTCGAAGGCAGACGTCGTCCTCAGCGACAtggcgcctgcatgcatcgggGTGAAGCAGGATGATCACCTGAACTGCGCCGAGCTTTGTCTGCACGCGTCCGACCTCATGGAGCAGGTGAGCTGCGAGACGAAATCAAGAGGTGGGCAGAATAGTGAAACACACTTGGTAGCAGACGATGCACGAGTCGGGGGAGAAACTGAAATAGGGGACCTTGCTTCATGGACATGGAGAGCACGTGCCGCGGCCCCATCCAGAGCACTGCGGGTCTTCTCGGGAGCGTGGTCCGGCGATGTCTCCGACTTTCCTGGCGTTTTCTCGGTCGAACGTACCCGACAGAAGCGCGTTGCTTTCGAGATCCCCAAAGGCATGCAGACAGGCTGTCCGCCTGTTGTACCCCGTCAGGTGTTGAAGCTGGGATGAACGTTCGTGACGA is part of the Neospora caninum Liverpool complete genome, chromosome II genome and encodes:
- a CDS encoding putative ribosomal RNA large subunit methyltransferase J, which produces MAARVSSCCSPSSSVVSPLRRSLEEAAAVAKTRGIHCGGPVPPRSHARPPTFLPHAQRGPELPANQRRLPLAEAHWWTQRMSDFLRGEAPHFSSTKATSSTRHVNARSPRLSAAEGACKQSPAAVLVSRHVSTPIELPFVHSNRRFLSPSPSASSSFPYSSSSPGSAAASTSVSRSASLVTASLRPSVFSSASLSFLHPSISPFAKSRACLPLSARHTSLGANLAHKAALVPQGGCLDSQSVGRRSYSGEPRIRNKNSRHTSEWIKRQITDRYVLRAQERNLRSRAAFKLEQLDDEFLFFRKNQVVVDLGAYPGGWSQVALDRIRAGGGEGRVVAVDPVAMDPLPHHTFIQGSVGQAGTLQALLEGLGESKADVVLSDMAPACIGVKQDDHLNCAELCLHASDLMEQTNNFKIYLRTRFKRVSSAKPRACRPESREMYFVCQHFLGRERLAEEVQLKGCFTGKEGYL